From the Manis javanica isolate MJ-LG chromosome 11, MJ_LKY, whole genome shotgun sequence genome, one window contains:
- the SYTL2 gene encoding synaptotagmin-like protein 2 isoform X6, with protein MIDLSFLTEQEHEAIMKVLQRDAALKRVDEERVRHLPEKIKDDQQLKNMSGQWFYEAKSKRHRDRIHGTDIIRASMRKKRLQVAAEQNKDRTNGAKESWVDNVNKDTFLPPELTGVVEELEEDVAPASPSSSWANPAPTMIDMSREHTRKLAVSPAKQRKNPFNSSQLPDDHLSQHTKNEQWFPKNGRTGFFQTSKEGALSQSKEKLSVLDISSQKSEEPKQIFPSPENGSQIKAPIPKARKMIYKAHDSKQDGHQPFPRQSADSLHPRGAPRGILKRNSSSSSTDSETVRFPQNFEPKSKIVSPGLTIHERISEKEHSLEDDSSSNSLEPLKHVRFSAVQDEPQQSPGLIHGHEVGEFSVLESDRLKNGTEDGGDIDEFWGDPKPSQNRKPLSSRQSALSPRASQSEAHQPTSSDSSPINGYHSPSEVLTTRPPSIENLLTISEYKAKSSELSRLESELSKSPADELPCVEPEPPQVPDCSSRDHQQGKPLLLQALKAKTSSRSGPHTTEIRKTTDDSISKVLDWFNRSSHSDDNESLLQHPHRVEPKEKTDSKPQIAIALVTDDTSLKGDDAKAPLSTKVESTSVGSESALQVEGNMLPSENCQDNNVNIKPKSINLSRQGQGKECPGTLQAFEICSPNQGIKPMDSSQTDNTEGNGVLPPASNYSYSALKGSDAEDQLLSNSKDVGSLDEDEPKLHVYEKKRENSKLNFDSSMTDKEPRLKDNMKAERVSEGGDAYIPKALLEPENIVSPPGAANGKPPWKKTEAQLQQDTHELPKYQVQREKYKRVSDRISFWEGEKAAAKLTHKEPIPSCSQRSPSAEAHQPVKPMDSLSSGQSKYNQATAKQVVLHKDGQAAHLSSFYPSNKPKETRPQISGPSKNYPSADQSGKVSLFQNKRHEPIQRLPVADSLHSGRDIALPALRHPSNVGNEIHTPLEKDHSLIGELNPNFKVMALKERMDEPNTEQIYNHSQFENLRKFWDLGANPNSQDNVEKNTTMTNQKKYVPFSSQKHKEFSGMTSSEKNVHEVEMLSLQKVPAREEIEKLNSKCTVEVLPDETTFPLRPPGKSAHLLPGNEPSKENVKTNTEWIVTPVFKEEKDYSDQEIQESMVKTSVLPKDYKDTFNDSSQKLLSEASSPAIQPSDGKAHGKPVLEPGGSENRTGSQKTDFANTEEEAKGHKEIINEHVAKTVAPPKFKLDTLTTSLDKLLKEATGTLPSPLQTKLEPVTTSNNSEPEESRVSEKGIEWSHSASVYQKEIKVPFLKGEETLENTVLPPKVQSGECQLNMENLFQMAAEGSHPLDQTCHLHRKGSFEDVATSPQDMPSSSITHLAPQDKALHSQREISETVEKVILPSKPVLEDVNAVLQKLLKEAWLSCPVGREIVPGKVKAEFPEGVQAAGSPPNSLGVIPPWATMNITVPDRKDLYSLRVLPNETQEAGSHLAAQISPSVQMLSSLGLAVAQYGKELPQEVAEIVRETIIQPKSGHDEFSAGLDKLLKETIGTPSSKFESGTGTLSPSKVIGSTEVPRRAAPGFHPEEIQETVKKSEAPSIMETAFDTGFEKLFKETSEAPYFQLQVSVKEGTPEKGPPQSGQASFLGTVPQFFWAASEASEMKLKNVFKPQADQCDKMLGGDKPVTGLSVDLSGSESGVEIPGTPQLCVDHKIGTRGTMKPTEGRDSESEAAGVREGSFREPGFEEFPITISMSRYRQPIPFLMNRESPAKTSGVELILAPPCKRQEEEKGFSDSDFSDGNIGSNSGSWRNTSSSEEEPSPVLKALERSAARKMPSKSLEDISSDSSNQAKVDNLPEELVHSAEDVSTVPSQPDNQFSHPDKLKRMSKSVPAFLQDEVSGSVMSVYSGDFGNLEVKGSIQFAVDYVDSLKELHVFVAQCKDLAAADIKKQRSDPYVKTYLLPDKGKMGKKKTVVVKKTLNPVYNEILRYKIEKHILKTQKLNLSVWHRDTFKRNSFLGEVELDLETWDWDNKQNKQLKWYLLKRKTAPVALEAENRGEMKLALQYVPEPVPVTGKKLPTTGEVHIWVKECLDLPLLKGHHLNSFVKCTILPDTSRKSRQKTRAVGKTTNPVFNHTMVYDGFRPEDLTEACVELTVWDHHKLTNQFLGGLRIGFGKGKSYDTEVDWMDSTSEEVALWEKMVNSPNTWIEAILPLRMLLVAKISK; from the exons CTCCAGTTGGGCAAATCCAGCTCCCACTATGATTGATATGTCCCGGGAACACACAAGGAAGTTGGCTGTGTCTCCAGCTAAG CAAAGGAAGAACCCATTTAATAGTTCCCAGTTGCCAGATGATCACTTATCTCAGCACACCAAAAATGAGCAATggtttccaaaaaatggaaggacTGGTTTCTTTCAGACTTCAAAGGAgg gTGCATTGTCACAATCAAAAGAAAAGTTGTCTGTCCTGGATATTTCAAGTCAAAAGTCAGAGGAACCAAAGCAGATTTTTCCAAGCCCTGAGAATGGATCCCAGATCAAAGCTCCCATCCCCAAAGCCAGGAAAATGATCTACAAAGCACATGATTCAAAGCAAGATGGCCACCAGCCTTTTCCTAGGCAAAGCGCAGACTCCCTGCACCCCAGAGGGGCTCCCCGAGGAATCCTGAAGCGCAACTCCAGTTCCAGCAGCACAGACTCAGAAACTGTTCGTTTTCCTCAGAACTTTGAACCCAAAAGCAAAATTGTGTCACCTGGCCTAACCATCCATGAGAGAATTTCTGAGAAGGAGCATTCTTTAGAAGACGACTCCTCTTCAAACTCCCTGGAACCCTTAAAGCATGTGAGATTCTCTGCAGTGCAGGATGAACCCCAGCAGAGTCCTGGGCTAATCCATGGCCATGAAGTAGGAGAGTTCAGTGTTTTAGAATCTGATAGGTTGAAAAATGGAACAGAAGATGGAGGAGACATAGACGAGTTTTGGGGTGACCCTAAACCTTCCCAAAACAGAAAGCCTTTGTCTTCACGTCAATCAGCTTTAAGCCCAAGGGCATCCCAAAGTGAAGCACATCAGCCAACCTCTTCTGATTCTTCTCCAATTAATGGGTACCATTCTCCCTCAGAAGTTTTAACTACAAGACCACCGTCCATTGAGAATTTGCTCACCATCAGTGAATACAAAGCTAAATCATCAGAATTATCAAGGCTTGAATCAGAATTGTCCAAAAGCCCTGCTG ATGAACTGCCTTGTGTTGAGCCTGAGCCACCTCAGGTGCCAGACTGCAGTTCTAGAGACCATCAGCAAGGTAAGCCCCTTCTTCTCCAGGCCCTAAAAGCTAAGACGTCCTCACGCTCTGGTCCACATACTACTGAGATAAGGAAGACAACTGATGATTCCATATCTAAAGTCCTAGACTGGTTTAATCGAAGTTCTCATTCAGATGACAATGAGTCACTTCTCCAACATCCTCACAGAGTAGAAcccaaagaaaaaacagactcaAAACCACAGATTGCTATTGCCTTGGTGACAGATGATACCAGTCTAAAAGGAGATGATGCAAAGGCTCCGTTATCCACCAAAGTTGAATCGACATCTGTGGGATCTGAATCAGCACTCCAGGTGGAAGGAAATATGCTGCCTTCTGAAAACTGCCAAGATAATAATGTGAATATCAAACCCAAGTCTATTAATTTGTCCCGACAAGGACAAGGCAAAGAATGTCCAGGCACATTGCAAGCATTTGAAATCTGCAGTCCAAATCAAGGAATTAAACCTATGGACTCTAGCCAAACAGACAATACAGAAGGAAATGGGGTACTTCCCCCAGCCAGTAACTATTCCTACAGTGCTCTCAAAGGATCTGATGCAGAAGACCAACTTCTGAGCAACAGTAAGGATGTTGGCAGCTTAGATGAAGATGAGCCCAAGCTTcatgtatatgaaaaaaaaagagaaaactcaaaaCTGAATTTTGATTCTTCAATGACTGACAAAGAACCAAGGTTGAAAGACAACATGAAAGCAGAGAGAGTGAGTGAAGGAGGAGATGCTTACATCCCAAAAGCTTTGTTAGAGCCAGAAAATATTGTGTCCCCACCTGGGGCTGCCAATGGCAAACCTCCTTGGAAGAAGACCGAGGCCCAACTACAGCAAGACACCCATGAGCTTCCCAAGTACCAAGTGCAAAGAGAGAAGTACAAAAGGGTGAGTGATAGAATATCCTTTTGGGAAGGTGAGAAAGCTGCTGCTAAGTTAACTCATAAAGAGCCCATACCCTCCTGCAGTCAGAGAAGTCCTTCTGCTGAAGCACATCAGCCTGTAAAGCCTATGGACAGTTTATCTTCAGGACAGAGTAAATATAATCAAGCCACTGCCAAACAAGTGGTCCTACACAAGGATGGCCAAGCAGCCCATCTTTCTAGTTTTTATCCCTCAAATAAACCTAAAGAGACCAGGCCCCAAATATCAGGTCCATCCAAAAATTATCCTTCAGCTGACCAATCAGGCAAAGTGTCTCTGTTCCAGAATAAGAGACATGAGCCTATACAAAGATTGCCAGTGGCAGACAGCTTGCATTCTGGAAGGGACATTGCTTTGCCAGCACTGCGACATCCTTCCAATGTTGGAAATGAAATACATACTCCTTTGGAGAAAGACCATTCCCTAATTGGTGAATTGAATCCCAACTTTAAAGTTATGGCCCTaaaagaaagaatggatgaaCCCAATACAGAACAGATCTATAATCACTCTCAATTTGAGAATCTGAGAAAGTTTTGGGACTTAGGAGCCAATCCAAATAGTCAAGATAATGTTGAGAAGAACACTACCATGACAAACCAAAAAAAGTATGTGCCTTTCAGTAGCCAGAAACATAAAGAATTCAGTGGCATGACATCATCAGAGAAAAATGTCCATGAAGTAGAGATGCTAAGCCTccaaaaagttccagcaagggAGGAAATAGAGAAATTAAACTCAAAGTGTACAGTCGAGGTGTTGCCAGATGAAACCACATTTCCATTGAGACCACCCGGAAAGTCTGCTCATCTGTTGCCAGGAAATGAGCCATCAAAGGAAAATGTGAAAACGAATACAGAATGGATTGTTACTCCAGTGTTCAAGGAAGAAAAGGATTACTCAGACCAAGAGATTCAAGAATCCATGGTGAAAACAAGTGTTTTGCCTAAAGACTACAAAGACACTTTTAATGACAGTTCACAGAAGCTGCTTTCAGAAGCTTCATCACCAGCAATCCAACCTTCTGATGGAAAAGCTCATGGAAAACCAGTGCTTGAACCAGGTGGTTCTGAAAATAGGACAGGGTCTCAAAAGACAGATTTTGCTAATACTGAGGAAGAAGCCAAAGGACATAAAGAGATCATTAATGAGCATGTAGCCAAAACAGTAGCTCCTCCAAAGTTCAAACTGGACACTTTGACTACTAGTCTAGACAAACTCCTGAAGGAAGCCACTGGAACTTTACCCTCTCCCTTGCAAACCAAGTTGGAACCTGTTACCACTAGTAACAACTCTGAACCTgaagagagtagagtttctgaaAAGGGGATAGAATGGAGTCACAGCGCATCAGTCtaccagaaagaaataaaagttccTTTTCTAAAGGGTGaagaaactttggaaaatacagttcTTCCCCCGAAAGTTCAAAGCGGTGAGTGCCAACTAAACATGGAGAACTTGTTTCAGATGGCTGCAGAAGGTTCTCACCCATTGGATCAAACTTGCCATCTTCACAGAAAGGGTTCTTTTGAGGATGTGGCCACCTCTCCCCAAGATATGCCTTCTTCCAGCATTACTCATCTTGCTCCTCAGGATAAGGCACTACATTCTCAAAGGGAAATCTCAGAGACTGTAGAAAAAGTCATTCTTCCATCCAAACCTGTATTGGAAGATGTAAATGCTGTATTACAGAAGCTACTTAAAGAGGCTTGGTTGAGTTGTCCAGTTGGGAGGGAAATAGTTCCTGGAAAAGTAAAAGCAGAATTTCCTGAAGGAGTACAGGCAGCAGGTAGCCCCCCAAATTCTTTGGGAGTTATCCCGCCATGGGCTACAATGAACATCACAGTTCCAGACAGAAAGGATTTGTATTCCCTCAGGGTACTGCCTAATGAAACTCAGGAAGCTGGGTCTCACTTAGCTGCCCAAATATCTCCATCTGTACAAATGCTTAGCTCATTGGGTCTCGCTGTTGCTCAGTATGGCAAAGAGTTACCTCAGGAAGTGGCAGAAATTGTGAGGGAAACAATTATTCAGCCTAAATCAGGGCATGATGAATTCAGTGCTGGCTTAGACAAACTACTGAAGGAAACTATTGGAACTCCCTCCTCAAAATTTGAAAGTGGTACAGGAACTCTTTCTCCATCAAAGGTAATAGGTAGTACTGAGGTGCCCAGGCGAGCTGCTCCTGGATTCCATCCTGAGGAAATACAAGAAACAGTTAAAAAATCTGAGGCTCCATCAATAATGGAGACTGCTTTTGATACTGGTTTTGAGAAACTCTTTAAAGAGACATCTGAAGCTCCTTACTTTCAGCTCCAGGTGTCAGTGAAGGAAGGAACTCCTGAGAAGGGGCCTCCACAGTCAGGGCAGGCCAGTTTCTTAGGCACAGTGCCCCAGTTTTTCTGGGCAGCCTCAGAGGCCTCTGAAATGAAGCTTAAGAATGTTTTCAAACCTCAAGCTGACCAATGTGATAAAATGTTGGGAGGAGACAAACCTGTGACTGGTTTATCAGTAGATCTCTCTGGTTCTGAAAGTGGGGTTGAGATCCCTGGAACCCCACAACTGTGTGTGGACCATAAAATAGGGACCAGGGGAACTATGAAACCCACAGAGGGCAGGGATAGTGAAAGTGAGGCTGCAGGGGTTCGAGAAGGTTCCTTTCGGGAACCTGGCTTCGAAGAGTTTCCGATAACAATCAGTATGTCCAGATATAGGCAACCCATTCCTTTCCTGATGAACAGAGAAAGCCCTGCAAAAACAAGTGGAGTTGAATTGATCCTGGCACCCCCATGTAAGagacaagaggaagaaaaaggtttCTCTGACTCAGATTTTTCAGATGGAAACATTGGTTCTAATTCGGGAAGCTGGAGAAATACCTCCA GTTCAGAAGAAGAACCCAGTCCTGTTTTGAAAGCTTTGGAAAGGAGTGCTGCTAGGAAAATGCCTTCCAAAAGTCTAGAAGACATTTCGTCAGATTCATCAA ATCAAGCAAAAGTAGATAATCTGCCAGAAGAATTAGTACATAGTGCTGAAGATG TTTCCACAGTGCCTTCACAACCTGATAATCAGTTTTCCCACCCTGACAAACTCAAAAGGATGAGCAAGTCTGTTCCAGCATTTCTGCAAGATGAG GTGAGCGGCAGCGTGATGAGTGTTTATAGTGGAGACTTTGGCAATCTGGAAGTAAAAGGAAGCATTCAGTTTGCAGTTGACTATGTGGACTCACTGAAGGAgctgcatgtgtttgtggcccAGTGTAAAGACTTAGCAGCAGCAGATATTAAGAAACAGCGTTCGGACCC ATATGTAAAGACCTATCTGTTACCAGACAAGGGCAAAATGGGCAAGAAGAAAACCGTTGTAGTGAAGAAAACTTTGAATCCTGTGTATAACGAGATACTGCGG TATAAGATCGAAAAGCACATCTTAAAGACACAGAAGCTGAACCTGTCCGTTTGGCATCGGGATACGTTTAAGCGCAATAGTTTTCTAGGGGAAGTGGAACTTGACTTGGAAACTTGGGACTGGGAcaataaacagaataaacaatTGAAGTGGTACCTTCTGAAGCGAAAG ACTGCACCGGTTGCCCTTGAAGCAGAAAACAGAGGTGAAATGAAGTTAGCTCTCCAGTATGTCCCAGAGCCAGTTCCTG tTACAGGTAAAAAGCTTCCTACAACTGGCGAAGTGCACATCTGGGTGAAGGAATGTCTTGATCTCCCACTGCTAAAGGGCCAccatctaaattcttttgttAAATG TACCATCCTTCCAGACACAAGTCGGAAAAGTCGCCAGAAGACGAGAGCTGTAGGGAAAACTACCAACCCTGTCTTCAACCACACTATGGTGTACGATGGCTTCAGGCCTGAAGATCTGACAGAAGCCTGTGTGGAGCTTACCGTCTGGGACCACCACAAGTTAACCAACCAGTTTCTGGGAGGTCTTCGGATTGGCTTTGGAAAAG